Proteins from a genomic interval of Oreochromis aureus strain Israel breed Guangdong linkage group 6, ZZ_aureus, whole genome shotgun sequence:
- the LOC116331491 gene encoding axin-2-like — protein sequence MSRALTEHISSSFREDAPRPPVPGEEGEASCYNPSRSAKMRAQSKVKDTPAASAPPGSTPRRNEDGLGEPEGSASPDSPLVRWTKSLHFLLGDQDGAHLFKTFLERENCVDTLDFWFACNGFRQMDLKDTKTLRVAKVIFKRYIENNSIVAKQLKPATKAFIRDSIKKQQIDSSMFDQAQTEIQSNMEENAYQMFLTSDIYLEYVRTGCENAAYMNHGGLGSLKLMCGYLPPLMEEEEWSCNDLKAKTLGSVVGLSAKNLRATATIRTAAEVLENSCRSHRRGDPASPYFVNSGYIFAPATSANDSEISSDATTDDSMSMTDSSVDGIPPYKLGTKKQLQREMHRSVKINGQVTLPHFPRTHRLPKEMTPVEPSAFAAQLIARLEKLKREQETMSSLEERLQQIQEEEEREEGNDLISSTSLQHPLLPSASQCEEDPQAILDEHLSRVLKTPGCQSPGVVRHSPRSRSPDRTGAVVSSGHGPFFGAYPGASKVLMTGRQSTKHIHHHYIHHHHAGPKTKEQIEAEAAQRVQCLCPQGGANYSDFTPARCSTLSKRPVKASDEGVSSPRLPLVATDRSQNVWQWILESERQGKHKPHSTQGLKKSNPLDSKTLPGRTSSSWGGGGIGNGAHLRGHHPGHPFIQDPAMPPLPPPNTLAQLEEACRRLEEVSKPPKQRHSTGASNLQRDRNHPAAVFPTGSNSLASPGVQADESKELVVTYFFCGEEIPYRSMMKTHCLTLGHFKEQLSKKGNYRYYFKKASDEFECGAVFEEVWEDATVLPMYEGKVLGKVERMD from the exons ATGAGCAGGGCGCTTACGGAGCACATCAGCAGTAGCTTCCGAGAAGATGCTCCTCGTCCTCCGGTACCGGGGGAAGAGGGAGAGGCGTCATGCTACAACCCCAGCAGATCTGCCAAAATGAGAGCCCAGAGCAAGGTTAAAGATACCCCCGCCGCCTCCGCACCTCCCGGCTCCACACCGCGGAGGAACGAGGATGGACTCGGGGAGCCAGAGGGCAGCGCGTCCCCGGACTCGCCTCTAGTCCGGTGGACAAAGTCGCTGCATTTTCTCCTGGGCGACCAAGACGGCGCTCACCTCTTTAAGACCTTTTTGGAGCGGGAGAATTGCGTGGACACTTTGGACTTTTGGTTCGCCTGCAACGGCTTCAGGCAAATGGACTTAAAGGATACCAAAACGCTGCGAGTTGCCAAAGTTATTTTCAAGCGGTACATCGAGAACAACAGCATTGTCGCCAAGCAACTGAAACCGGCCACCAAGGCCTTCATAAGGGATAGTATTAAGAAACAACAAATAGACTCGTCCATGTTTGACCAAGCACAGACGGAAATTCAGTCCAACATGGAAGAGAATGCATACCAGATGTTTTTGACCTCTGACATATACCTCGAATACGTGCGCACCGGCTGCGAGAACGCGGCATACATGAACCACGGCGGTCTTGGCAGTCTCAAGCTGATGTGCGGATACCTTCCTCCTCTCATGGAAGAAGAGGAATGGAGTTGTAACGACCTGAAGGCAAAAACGTTAGGGTCTGTGGTCGGACTGTCTGCCAAAAACCTGAGGGCTACTGCTACCATCCGGACAGCAGCTGAAGTGCTGGAAAACAGTTGCAG GTCCCACCGTCGAGGAGACCCTGCCAGCCCGTACTTTGTGAACTCTGGCTACATTTTTGCCCCTGCCACCAGTGCCAACGACAGCGAGATCTCCAGCGATGCCACAACAGATGATTCCATGTCGATGACAGACAGCAGTGT AGATGGAATCCCTCCTTACAAGCTGGGTACCAAGAAGCAGCTTCAGCGAGAGATGCACCGCAGCGTCAAGATCAATGGCCAGGTTACGCTACCCCACTTTCCA AGGACACACCGGCTGCCTAAAGAGATGACCCCCGTTGAGCCCTCGGCCTTCGCTGCCCAACTCATCGCCCGGCTGGAGAAGCTAAAGCGAGAGCAGGAGACTATGAGCTCactggaggagaggctgcagCAGATCCAGGAG GAGGAGGAAAGGGAGGAGGGCAACGACCTTATCAGCAGCACCTCCCTCCAACACCCCCTGCTCCCATCTGCGAGCCAATGTGAGGAAGATCCTCAAGCTATCCTAGACGAGCATCTTTCACGTGTCCTCAAGACACCTGGCTGCCAGTCACCAGGAGTGGTTCGCCACTCGCCGCGCTCACGCTCGCCAGACCGGACGGGTGCTGTGGTGTCATCTGGCCACGGGCCCTTCTTTGGTGCTTATCCTGGGGCTTCTAAGGTGCTGATGACAGGCAGGCAGTCTACAAAGCACATCCACCACCACTACATTCACCATCACCACGCTGGGCCAAAGACCAAGGAGCAAATCGAGGCCGAGGCGGCTCAGCGTGTGCAGTGCCTCTGCCCTCAAGGGGGCGCCAATTATTCCGACTTCACACCTGC TCGCTGCAGCACTTTGTCCAAACGGCCAGTGAAGGCCTCCGATGAGGGCGTGTCTTCACCACGCCTTCCTCTAGTTGCCACCGACCGCTCTCAGAATGTTTGGCAGTGGATCCTAGAGAGTGAGAGGCAGGGAAAGCACAAGCCACACAG cACTCAAGGCCTGAAGAAGTCCAACCCGCTCGACTCCAAGACCCTGCCTGGTCGAACTTCCTCATCTTGGGGTGGTGGTGGCATCGGCAACGGGGCTCACCTCCGTGGCCATCACCCAGGCCACCCTTTCATTCAGGACCCAGCAATGCCACCCCTACCCCCTCCCAACACCCTGGCACAGCTAGAAGAAGCCTGTCGCAGACTAGAAGAGGTTTCCAAGCCACCAAAACAAAG ACATTCAACTGGAGCCAGCAACCTTCAGAGAGACAGGAACCACCCGGCAGCTGTCTTCCCCACGGGAAGCAACTCTTTAGCCAGCCCTGGAGTCCAAGCAGACGA GTCTAAGGAGCTGGTGGTCACCTACTTTTTCTGTGGCGAGGAAATTCCTTATCGCAGCATGATGAAGACCCACTGCCTCACCCTGGGCCACTTCAAGGAACAGCTTAGCAAGAAAGGCAACTACCG GTACTACTTCAAGAAGGCGAGTGATGAGTTTGAGTGCGGTGCAGTGTTCGAGGAGGTGTGGGAGGATGCCACTGTGTTGCCCATGTATGAGGGCAAGGTCCTGGGCAAGGTGGAGAGGATGGACTAA